The region CTCCGTATCTCCCCAGGGTCCTTTCGTACATATAGCAAGTATTGTAGCACAATTATTAAGTAAACTTGTCACATCATTCCAAGGCATATATGAGAATGAGTCGCGAAACTCTGAAATGCTGGCGGCCGCCTGTGCCGTGGGCGTGGGCGCCTGCTTTGCCGCTCCAGTGGGTGGTGAGTAGTCTGTTGTCATCTGCCTCCTTGATCCTGACCTCTGACCCTTGAACCTCTCCAATACCAAGGTGTGCTCTTCAGCATAGAGGTCACCACCACGTACTTTGCGGTGCGCAACTACTGGCGGGGCTTCTTCGCCGCCGTTTGTGGCGCCACTGTCTTCCGGCTGCTGGCCGTCTGGTTCCAAAACGCGGATACCGTTCGGGCCCTGTTCCTCACGAACTTCACCACCGAGTTCCCCTTCGATCCCCAGGAGCTGTTCGTCTTCGCCTTGATTGGGTAGGTCTCTCTATGGTATCTTAAGCTATCTATTATATCTTAAGCTCAATAAAGCCATTAAGTCAATATAATACATAACAAAAACCAGTTGATTTatacttaaaatattacttttgattattatataatatcaTTGACTGGCTATATAtaacttattaaatatttcttctcTTTTTCTTCAGTCTCGTTTGCGGCTTGGGTGGCGCCTCTTACGTTTGGGTCCATCGAAGATATGTTCTATTTATGAGATCTAACAAGCGGATGAACAAGTTCCTGCAGAAGAAGTAAGTTCCTAAGATCACGTTTGAAATAccataataatattaaatgtttagAATAATTTTTTCTGTATTACTACTTGAATATTTATCCTAACTCCACTTACAAATTGTAATTTGATTCTTCCCTTTTTCAGTCGCTTCTTGTATCCCGGATTCCTAGCCCTGCTGGTCTCCAGCATATCGTTTCCCCTGGGCACTGGTCAGTTCCTGGCCGGCGAACTGAGCACCCACGAGCAGGTCACGCAGCTCTTTAGCAATTTCACGTGGTCGCGCGATGATCTTACCGTAGAGCAGGCGGCCGTGGTGACTCACTGGATGACCAGCTATACGAGTGTGTTCGGAAACCTGGTCATCTACACCCTCTTCACGGTGAGTGCCGGGAATCTTTGGACGTCCCCATTACTAACCATAAGTGTTTTATCCCCCCAGTTCATGTTCTCCATTATCGCCTCCACGATACCAGTTCCTTCGGGCATGTTTATACCAGTTTTCAAGATAGGAGCGGGCTTTGGTCGGCTGGTGGGCGAGTTCATGGCCGTGACGTTTCCGCATGGAGTACGTTATGGAGGCAGACTGTCGCCCATCATGCCCGGAGGCTATGCCGTCGTGGGAGCAGCTGCCTTCTCCGGATCCGTCACCCACACGGTCTCCGTGGCCGTGATCATCTTCGAGATGACCGGCCAGATCACCCATGTGGTGCCCGTGATGATCGCCGTGCTGGTGGCCAATGCCGTGGCGGCCCTGCTCCAACCGTCGATATACGACAGTATTATATTGATTAAGAAGCTGCCGTACCTGCCCGATCTCCTGCCCTCCAGCTCGGGCATGTACAGCATATTCGTGGAGGACTTTATGGTGCGGGATGTGAAATACATATGGCACGGCATCTCCTACCAGAAGCTCAAAGAAGTGCTCAAGCTGAACAAGACGCTGAGGTCCCTGCCACTGGTGGACAGTCCGGATAACATGATCCTGCTGGGGTCTGTGCAGCGCTACGAGCTGATCAAGATGATCGAGAAGCACATAGGGCGCGAGAAGCGAATGGAGGTGGCCCAGAAGTGGCAGAAGGAGGCCCAGGAGCGGGCACTCGAGGaggagaagaagaagcaggaGGTGGAGCTGAAGATGCGACGTCCCTCGAGATTCGAGGTGCTGCCTGCTCCGGATATTCTCAGTCTGCGGCAGATAGCCAATGATGAGATGCTGCCGCCCAAGAAGAGGGCGGAGACCATGCATGGCTCGCTGGCGCCCAGGAAGTCCATCCTGAAGAAGACCAACTCCTTCAACCTGAAGACCTATGCCCAGCCCATGGGCCACAGTCCCAGCATCACACCCTACACCACCATCACCGGCAACTCGGAGTTCCGCATCCGCTCCGCCTTCGAGGCCATCTTCAAGAAGTCCACCACGCTCCAGGATGTCCAGCCGGATCCGGAAACGGGCTCCCTCTCCCCGGCCGCCAGCAACAACGAGGTGGAGGTGCCTCGAACACCCAGCACCCCGGGCGTTTCCAAAAAGGTTCAGCTGGTGAGTGAAGCACATGTACCTTCTAGGGATTGGGTTGGTTCTTTGGGATTACCTAAGTTAAATGGGAGATGTAATGCCTCTTTTCAAGTCTGCACAAAGTAATTGGGATTTTGTTACCGATCAAATTATGCTGGTAAGTAACTCATTAGGCGCACTCATATCACTCCATTCATTTTCCTTGTGAGGTCTGTGATTAACCCACTCTAATATCTGCAAGCAAGTAAACCCCATTTCCACGGAAGCCTCAACATTGGTAAGGATGTAAAACCAGAATCCTGAAAGTATTATATCGCTATACAAATAGGATCAGCAAAAGGTAGAACTAAAGTACTGCTAAAAcgaaaaacatttcaattttaaaaaaggataaaatctaatctttatattataatatttaaaataaagcctGCGGAAAAGGGTAGCACGGATATAGCAATATCAAATAGTGGGGATAGTCCAAGCCAGTCACCcagtattaaatttaaaacaaacaaagttGCAGATGTAAATAACTCTCCTAAAAAGGCCAAAAAGTGCACGAAAATAAGATTTGCCCATGAAGTGGGGGTAAATGGTTCGCCAACTCGAACGAAATGTGAAATAAAAGAACCCAACGAACTGGGATACTCTATAGAGGATGTGGATGAAACAAAAGGTGTAGAGGTATGTGAAGCTATGGCACCTTTTAACTAACTCGTAATGCATTAATAACCACTTCAttataaaactaataaaattatcTTATCTATCTTAATTACCTTAACTTAACCAAACAAGAGCATTCAAAAGCCGAAGTCAGTGCAGTTGGTATGTCTAAAAAAATGGGGTTTATTTAGGATTTCACTCTTTTGGATAATAACAATACTTTTACTATATATTTGCAGCCCAGGGAGCGTGTCATCGACATGTCGCCGGAGGACCAGAAGCAATGGGAGCTGGAGGAGATGCTGAAACCCATCGACCTGCAGAAGGCCAATGTGCACATAGACCCCTCGCCCTTCCAGCTGGTGGAACGCACCTCCATACTCAAGGTTCACTCGCTGTTCTCGATGGTGGGCATCAACCACGCCTATGTGACCAAGATTGGCAGACTAGTGGGCGTGGTGGGTCTCAAAGAAGTAAGTTCTATTAAGTTTCATTTAATATCACTCCTCATAACCTCTAATATCTTAACAGTTGCGCAAGGCCATCGAGGACATCAACAGCAATAGCTTTGTGCCCCCCGCCCGAGATGAGGACGCCGACGACAAGCCGGCGGTGGAGAAACCCCTGCTCTCCACGAACACCAGCGACAAGGCCGTGGACATGACCGTCACCTCGATGGACTCGGCCCTGTCCAACTCCGAGAACTGCTCGGACATCGAAATGGAGCACATAAAGCACACGGATCAGGGCACAGTATCGCTCGCCATGCCGCCGCAGGACAACCCACCGGCGGAAGCAAAAACCACAGAGAACGGCAATCATGCTTGAAGCACGATGATCGGCCGATCACAGTAGTGCCTACgatacgtatacgtaatatgtTTGTAAAGATCAGCTAAAACACACCTATCATAAGTTACGTCTTACACGAGTTAGTCATCAATGttattatgtatttatatCTCGTTAGTTCATAATGTCAAAGATATCGtgatttatatttaagttGAAAAAATGAAGTCAAGTCACCAACGAAGGATCAGTTTGTTCTTATTTGgggattttattttgattttaagcAACTTAGATTCCTGtttaaaaaacgaaaatagaATGGGGGAATTAAAAGATCTATAGAAAAGGAACCCAGTTTTGGAATCGTAATAGTTTCAAGTAAAGTGTTTTACACATTTTGTACACAAAGCACTAAAAATTGGAAGTggtaaaattcaattttaagctaataaataaaatacttggcAAGGTTTAGGAAGGTATTTAAACTAATACCTTGAAATGTTTAAATCGTTAGTCAATCATTCAAACAAACTTTTGAATTCGCGCCGATAAGCCAATAACTGAAATAAAACCTATCGATACTGCCAAAATCGGAAAAACTATCGATACCCTTCCCCAGCTGATCCAAGCAGTGTTGGAGAACTCGCGCAGTTTATTGTGTATTGCATCTATctttttctatgcaaacttaaaaataataattatcgCCCCGAATTCCTCGAGATTAGCACGCAGTGAGCGGGGATTTCGGCTGCAGCCGGCTGCGAGGTGTGTGCCGGGTGTATATATAGCCACAGGCATCCCAGATCCCGGCGAACTTTTCCTCTTTGCGTGGCGGGGTGTGGTTAAAggcaaaaagagaaaaaaaaactgaagaCGGAGTCTCGTCGTCTCGAAAAGCCTGAAAAACGCCTCCGGGCGCTAGAgacaatacaataacaattcGGACCTATAGCTAATCATTTATGCCGAGCGCAGAGACGGAGCCTAATTAGCATATCAAATTGGATGACGGCACTGGCCAGCGGTTGCCatctgccgccgctgctgccgctgctggcagaagaaaataataaaaccaaaacaCATAAACTTTCTGCCTTCTGTACTCCCCAGTTTTGGCCAGTGAGGAGCACCCAGAGGATCCGCACCCAGACGACTGGCCGGCAATGTGCTGGGCAAGATGTCCCGGCTCGCTGATTACTTCGTAATAGTCGGCTACGACAGCGATAAGGAAAGTGAGTACTTCCAGATATCTGCCATTGGCAATCCCCTGATTTCCTGACTTTCTTCTATTTCCGCGCCCGCCCTCCAGAGACCGCCAGCAATGTGGGTGGCCAGCAGCCGACGTGCGGCAAGATCGTTCAGCGTTTTCCAGAGAAAGATTGGCCGGACACTCCGTTTATCGAGGGCATTGAATGGGTGCGTTTCCACAAACATTCCACACATATCTCGCGCTCTACCCTAATCGCACATATGTTTCGACAGTTCTGCCAGCCGCTGGGGTGGAGTTTATCGTACGAGAAGCAGGAGCCCAAGTTCTTCGTCTCCGTGCTGACGGACATCGATGCCAACAAGCACTACTGCGCCTGCCTCAGCTTCCACGAGACGGTGGCCATCACCCAGACGCGCAGCGTGGACGACGAGGATGAGACGATCGGGAATAGCCGCCTGCTGGGGCTCACCCCCTCCTCGACGGATGGCATCGTGGCGGCAGCCACGCCGGCGCCCATCACGCACCACAGCGTCATGTATGCACCCAAGTGTCTGGTGCTCATCTCGCGCCTGGACTGCGCCGACACTTTCAAAGTGAGATTGGAATCTAGTTTCTAGTGACTATTATACATAATTTGCCCCCACTTGCAGAACTGCCTGGGCACCATATACACGGTGTATATCGAAAACCTGGCCTACGCATTGGAGACCCTCATCGGCAATATACTCGGCTGCATTCAAGTTCCGCCGGCAGGTGGACCGCAGGTGCGCTTCTCCATAGGAGCTGGCGACAAGCAATCCCTGCAACCGCCACAGAGCTCTTCCCTGCCCACAACCGGCAGTGGCGTGCACTTCCTCTTCAAGCAGCTGGGCATCAAGAATGTGCTGATCCTGCTCTGCGCCGTGATGACCGAGAACAAGATACTGTTCCTGTCCAAGTGCTATTGGCACCTGACGGACAGCTGCCGGGCTTTGGTGGCTCTTATGTATCCCTTCCGGTACACGCATGTGTATATACCCATTCTGCCGGCGCCACTCACGGAAGTTCtgtccacacccacacccTTCATTATGGGCATACATAGCTCCCTGCAAACTGAGATTACGGATCTGCTGGATGTTATTGTGGTGGATTTGGACGGCGGTCTGGTTACCATTCCGGAGTCGCTCACTCCGCCTGTTCCTATACTTCCCTCGCCGCTGTGGGAACAGACCCAGGACCTGCTCAGCATGATCCTGTTCCCGAACCTGGCGCAGGCGGATCTGGCATTTCCCACGCTGGAGCGGCCTTCTGCGCTGGCCAAGACTGACGCCCAGATCGACAAGGAACTTCGCGCCATATTCATGCGTCTTTTTGCGCAACTGCTGCAGGGGTATCGCTCCTGCCTAACAATCATAAGGATTCATCCTAAGCCGGTTATTACCTTCCACAAGGCTGGTTTCCTCGGTGCCCGGGATCTGATCGAGAGCGAATTTCTGTTTCGCGTGCTGGACAGCATGTTCTTCACCACGTTCGTGAACGAGCGAGGGCCTCCCTGGCGTGCCTCCGACGCCTGGGATGAGCTCTATAGCTCCATGAACGAGTTGCTCAAGTCTGAAGCGCAGAATCGGAATCTCGTAATTATAAATTGCAACCAAAAGGTATTCTTTATAACTAATACTATCCATCTTTCAGATACTCACACATATCCAGGAATTGGGACGGGTTCTTTACGAGAACGAGGGCACTGTGGCTCATATTAACTATGCCCAGAAAGTCCTGCGACCGCCGGAGGGCGCATTCCAGCGGATTCACCAGCCCGCCTTCCCGCGCATTAGTTCGGAAAAGGTGGAGCTAATCATCCAGGAGGGAATACGCAAGAACGGAGTGCCGCAGCGCTTTCATGTGACGCGCAATCAGCACCGGATCATTCCAATGGGACCCAGGTTGCCCGAGGCCTTGGATGTGCGTCCCAATGTACAAAACTCTGCACGCCGTCTGGAGGTGCTGCGCATCTGTGTGTCATATATCTTCGAGAACCGCATTACGGACGCCAGGAAACTGCTGCCAGCTGTGATGCGCACCTTAATGCACAGGGATGCGAGGTTGATCTTGTGCCGCGAGTTCTTCGGATATGTGCATGGCAACAAGGCGGTGCTGGACCATCAGCAGTTTGAGTTGGTTGTGCGATTCATGAACAAGGCCCTGCACAAATCCACCGGGGTCGACGAGTACACAGTGGCTGCTGCTCTGCTTCCCATGTCGAATATATTTTGCCGCAAGTTATCGACTGGGGTGGTGCAGTTCGCCTACACCGAGATACAGGATCACGCCATATGGAAGAACCATCAGTTTTGGGAGTCCACCTTCTTCCAGGATGTCCAGGGTCAGATAAAGGCGTTGTATCTGCTTCACCGTCGTCAGAACGAGCACCAAAAGGAGGCCAACTGTGTGCTGGACGAGGTTCCGCTGGAGGAGCCAACGGCACTGGAGATTACGGCCGAGCAGCTGCGAAAAAGTCCCACCATTGAGGAGGAGAAGAAGGCCGAGCTGGCCAAGTCGGAGGAGTCTACGTTGTACAGCCAGGCGATTCACTTTGCCAACCGTATGGTCTCCCTTCTGATTCCGTTGGACGTGAATGTGGATGCAGCTAGCAAGCCAAAACCTGCGTTTCGCCTGGAGGAAAATCAGAGTGTTTCCAATAGGTAAGACCTGTAATATCTATTTGAAATTATGCCTTACCATTTGTAATTGCAGTATTATGGGCTCTCACAGCCTGAGCGAACATTCCGACGAAGGATTCGAGGAGAACAATGCTCTGGAAATTGGCGTCACGGTTGGGAAGACAATTTCGCGCTTCATTGACAGCGTTTGCACCGAAGGTGGTGTGACCTCCGACCACATACGCAACCTGCACGACATGGTGCCGGGTGTGGTGCACATGCACATCGAATCCCTGGAACCGGTTTACCTGGAGGCCAAGCGCCATCCACACGTGCAAAAGCCGAAGATTCAGACACCATGCCTGCTGCCAGGTGAGGACCTGGCCACCGACCACCTGCGTTGCTTCCTCATGCCGGATGGACGCGAAGACGAAACCCAGTGCCTGATACCTGCCGAGGGAGCCCTGTTCCTCACCAACTACCGTGTGGTGTTCAAGGGCTCACCCTGCGATCCGCTATACTGCGAGCAGGTGATTGTGCGCACTTTTCCGATTGCCTCCCTGCTAAAGGAGAAGAAAATATCGGTGCTGTACCTGGCCCACCTGGATCAAACACTGACCGAAGGACTGCAGCTGCGCTCCAGCAGCTTTCAACTGATCAAGGTGGCCTTCGACCCAGA is a window of Drosophila biarmipes strain raj3 chromosome 3R, RU_DBia_V1.1, whole genome shotgun sequence DNA encoding:
- the LOC108025313 gene encoding chloride channel protein 2 isoform X6; protein product: MFNNSHSHQDEYIREYAFEPELLINREDYQRKEERSHRAASSTASTATTPIRQRWDEVIAKQREHNRQQSIEIDPPGDDKNQIEIEIEAFYYMYGRYTKDLGEFAKDEARKLKILEKRRKQEDKQRNKELLGKHSTRAKRVSSWVWRHTVARLGEDWVFLALLGIIMALLSFIMDKGISICTNARIWLYRDLTSQPFVQYIAWVSLPVCLILFSAGFVHLIAPQSIGSGIPEMKTILRGVQLKEYLTFKTLVAKVIGLTATLGSGMPLGKEGPFVHIASIVAQLLSKLVTSFQGIYENESRNSEMLAAACAVGVGACFAAPVGGVLFSIEVTTTYFAVRNYWRGFFAAVCGATVFRLLAVWFQNADTVRALFLTNFTTEFPFDPQELFVFALIGLVCGLGGASYVWVHRRYVLFMRSNKRMNKFLQKNRFLYPGFLALLVSSISFPLGTGQFLAGELSTHEQVTQLFSNFTWSRDDLTVEQAAVVTHWMTSYTSVFGNLVIYTLFTFMFSIIASTIPVPSGMFIPVFKIGAGFGRLVGEFMAVTFPHGVRYGGRLSPIMPGGYAVVGAAAFSGSVTHTVSVAVIIFEMTGQITHVVPVMIAVLVANAVAALLQPSIYDSIILIKKLPYLPDLLPSSSGMYSIFVEDFMVRDVKYIWHGISYQKLKEVLKLNKTLRSLPLVDSPDNMILLGSVQRYELIKMIEKHIGREKRMEVAQKWQKEAQERALEEEKKKQEVELKMRRPSRFEVLPAPDILSLRQIANDEMLPPKKRAETMHGSLAPRKSILKKTNSFNLKTYAQPMGHSPSITPYTTITGNSEFRIRSAFEAIFKKSTTLQDVQPDPETGSLSPAASNNEVEVPRTPSTPGVSKKVQLPRERVIDMSPEDQKQWELEEMLKPIDLQKANVHIDPSPFQLVERTSILKVHSLFSMVGINHAYVTKIGRLVGVVGLKELRKAIEDINSNSFVPPARDEDADDKPAVEKPLLSTNTSDKAVDMTVTSMDSALSNSENCSDIEMEHIKHTDQGTVSLAMPPQDNPPAEAKTTENGNHA
- the LOC108025313 gene encoding chloride channel protein 2 isoform X8 yields the protein MVYFGDRQRDRNRDRSNQKVERIIHDEEFGEENVELVDSEWADFEKFICQLRKRRNSAMSMEEELRHVQRQPKIKSHAFYPCPPPAENARDSDSSDEDDPIGYIDTLMYGRYTKDLGEFAKDEARKLKILEKRRKQEDKQRNKELLGKHSTRAKRVSSWVWRHTVARLGEDWVFLALLGIIMALLSFIMDKGISICTNARIWLYRDLTSQPFVQYIAWVSLPVCLILFSAGFVHLIAPQSIGSGIPEMKTILRGVQLKEYLTFKTLVAKVIGLTATLGSGMPLGKEGPFVHIASIVAQLLSKLVTSFQGIYENESRNSEMLAAACAVGVGACFAAPVGGVLFSIEVTTTYFAVRNYWRGFFAAVCGATVFRLLAVWFQNADTVRALFLTNFTTEFPFDPQELFVFALIGLVCGLGGASYVWVHRRYVLFMRSNKRMNKFLQKNRFLYPGFLALLVSSISFPLGTGQFLAGELSTHEQVTQLFSNFTWSRDDLTVEQAAVVTHWMTSYTSVFGNLVIYTLFTFMFSIIASTIPVPSGMFIPVFKIGAGFGRLVGEFMAVTFPHGVRYGGRLSPIMPGGYAVVGAAAFSGSVTHTVSVAVIIFEMTGQITHVVPVMIAVLVANAVAALLQPSIYDSIILIKKLPYLPDLLPSSSGMYSIFVEDFMVRDVKYIWHGISYQKLKEVLKLNKTLRSLPLVDSPDNMILLGSVQRYELIKMIEKHIGREKRMEVAQKWQKEAQERALEEEKKKQEVELKMRRPSRFEVLPAPDILSLRQIANDEMLPPKKRAETMHGSLAPRKSILKKTNSFNLKTYAQPMGHSPSITPYTTITGNSEFRIRSAFEAIFKKSTTLQDVQPDPETGSLSPAASNNEVEVPRTPSTPGVSKKVQLSAQSNWDFVTDQIML